The Miscanthus floridulus cultivar M001 chromosome 6, ASM1932011v1, whole genome shotgun sequence genomic interval GAAAGATGACGCACCTGCTGTCAACGTGCCGGCGTTTGTCCGACTCCCACGCCTGGGAAGCCTCCGCTCTGCGTAACTAAATCAAGCAAGCGAGAACAGCAATGTAAGTGCACATACGAACCACTGGAAGCCTCGGAACGGATTGTTCGCCGGATAGAGAACGGATGAACGCTCGTGGCAATGGAATTTGGCTTTTCGTATGCACCATGGGAGTGATTGGTTGCGCAAGAGTCAGCGAGCCAGGATAGAGTGGCCGTCCAGGCTCTTTCTAGCTATGATAAGACTATATATTTTACTGTGTTTGATTGTCTTTGTTGTTGCTACAGTACAAAATAAGAttgtgtttggttgcatgcatgtatCAAAGTTTTAAGTGTCTAACACATGGGCCTCTATATTATGCGTGTATAAAACCATTCTGGCTCACGATGGAAGGTGAAATTGAAAAGACGAAGACATGCAGGATGAAAGAGGACATGAATGAAACGAACGTACTAGGAGAGGAACCAAACATAACCCTGCGTGCCGAGCAAGCGCAACCAATCACCCCTATATGCATGCTACGGCTAACCTCACGACGCGTGCGTACCAATACGCAGTACCAATGTGAATGCCAGTACCTTCCCATGTGGGGCCTGGAACCAGTTCATGCTGTACTAGTTGGAAAAAAAAAAGTCAGGTGCACTCGGCGGCCAAACTAGACCCGGCTGACGCTGACTTCAAATCTGAGCGGCTGGCCCTGAAACAAGAAGGAATCGGTCCAGTAAAACAAGGCTGGGAGTAAACAAGGGGAACAAAGGCATCGATTCAGAGTTCAGAAATTCAGCCTCTCTTTGCGTTCTTTATAAACGACAACCTCTGTATCCCCGACAGAGCAGCATAGATTCAGAGTTCAGAAATTCAGCTAGAACCAGAGGAACACAGGCGCTCCCGAATCCGAAAGTCTAGCGCTCCGCAAGGAGGAAGGAGTAAGGACcctgcagaggagatggccggCGAGATGAGCTGGATGGGCAAGAAGATCCACCTCTACAACGTCACCATGGGCCTCTACATGCTCGATTGGTGGGAGCGCTGCCTATTCAGTATCCTTCCGCCGCGTCTCGATCCGATTCAGTCTCTTTAGTACTGTCCACCTTGCAAATTCCGACCTTGCTTCGCTGTCTGTTCGTTTTGGCCGAAACGATCGTGTATTATAAGACaaaaatattgttggctgatttttaatccacgatcgtataagaCGAAATGAATAGGCTATCCGCGTCTGATTCTGGGCTTATGTTAGGTTTGGGTAGGCACTTGTTGGATTCGATCTTGCGGGAAATGTTTTATCGGCTAGGCAATTCGTTGGTTCCGCGTGGGTCACCAGCATTTCTTCGAATTTGTTGGGCAAGGTTTCTGGTTGGATGTTCCTTTCGAAGTAACTAGACTTTATGTTATTGTTATTGGAATGTTCTCCCTTTAACTAGAGTAGACGTATTGGTGCTCATCCTGCTCTGGTTCATCTGCTTCAACGGATCCCGCTTCGCCACTGACGTCTTCGAAAGGTATCCAAACAAATAGAGTATTGATTACTTTTTTTTTAGCTTTATTAGAACTGTAAGTTCCCAAATCGAGAAGTGGGGAACAGGAACTTGTCGGTGTTTCCTATGTAGTCTGAAAATTGCAATATGCTGTCTGATATTTTTCTTGTTTATGTTATCTGGGCTCTAGCCGAGTATTTCTTATTGGGAAATAGGTTCGTAGTTTTGCTAAATTGGCTTTAAGTAGAAAAACAGTATGAATGCAGGAGCTGCTCCAGTTCTGTTGGCAAAAGTTCCAGTGCTCTGAAACAAAGAGATTATTTGAAAATAACCACTATCTATAACTTGGAAGTTGGAATGAGCAAGCTCTAAGGCTCTAACTCAGCCAACTATTTTAGGACATTTGGACAGTGTTAGTAATTCAGCTGTGAATTTAGATAGATATTTTCTTCCATTGATGGCAAATATTCCAACAGCACCCTGTCacaatggattttttttttaaattttaacacttttttaaactactAGATGAGtgctcgtgcgttgcaacgggtgcAACATAAATTAAATGAGATGTTTGTTAGGCAAGTCAAAATTAAGAATATATCAATTTAATTTTTCACGTGTATTATACCATGATAATATCTAGAAACACATTCATTATcgtaatgaatctgaaataaaagctaggCTTAGAGCTTGTTATCTGAAAGTTACGACAAACATTAGTTGCCTCAAAGTCTAAAAAATTATTGCTAGGCATCGAATTGAATTTATCCATGCTCTGCCTTGCCAAAACATGTATACTCGGACTTACAATATCATAGCCCGCATGAGGCATGTTAATAATTtattttttgggaaaaaaatatttattgtcaacacgcaacgcgaaggacgacgaacgagattta includes:
- the LOC136459357 gene encoding uncharacterized protein; translation: MAGEMSWMGKKIHLYNVTMGLYMLDWWERCLFNVLVLILLWFICFNGSRFATDVFESHLKARIFQGANYGMGIGMPSS